From one Microbacter margulisiae genomic stretch:
- a CDS encoding ABC transporter permease: MDITKGVMVMGIDPVKENLITHLAVKVKQGSYLKKGDNGILLGSALAKYLRLGVNDTLILIGQGYHGASAAGKYPVRGIIKHPSPDVDRTLVCMDIHNCQNLFSAPDMLTSMVIMVHNNDEVAPTKAELSKSFGAHFEIMDWEEMNQMLLKQIESDRASGVITKGILYMIIAFGILGTIMMMVAERKKEFGVMLAIGLQKSRLMFIVVLETIFIGMTGVIAGIIASIPLLAYFVYHPIPLTGQAGEMMVQMGFEPDMFFSMAPSVFYDQALIILVFTLIIGIYPVLNIRRLKIMHALRN; this comes from the coding sequence ATGGATATAACCAAAGGAGTTATGGTAATGGGCATAGATCCGGTCAAAGAGAATTTAATCACACATTTGGCCGTAAAAGTAAAACAGGGCAGCTATTTAAAAAAAGGCGATAATGGCATTCTGCTCGGCAGCGCCCTGGCAAAATACCTTAGACTGGGCGTAAATGACACATTGATACTGATTGGCCAGGGTTATCATGGAGCCAGTGCCGCAGGAAAATATCCAGTCAGAGGTATTATCAAACATCCTTCACCCGATGTTGACCGGACATTGGTATGCATGGATATCCACAATTGCCAAAATCTGTTTTCGGCTCCTGATATGCTGACATCCATGGTCATTATGGTGCACAACAATGATGAAGTAGCACCGACCAAAGCAGAACTCTCAAAATCGTTCGGCGCTCATTTTGAAATCATGGACTGGGAAGAGATGAACCAAATGCTGTTGAAACAAATTGAAAGTGATCGTGCCAGTGGCGTAATCACAAAAGGGATTTTATATATGATTATTGCTTTTGGCATTTTGGGAACGATCATGATGATGGTGGCGGAAAGAAAAAAAGAATTCGGGGTGATGCTGGCCATTGGCTTGCAAAAATCCAGATTAATGTTCATTGTTGTGTTAGAAACTATTTTCATTGGCATGACAGGTGTAATAGCGGGAATTATCGCAAGCATCCCGTTGCTGGCCTATTTTGTGTACCACCCTATTCCATTGACCGGACAGGCCGGAGAAATGATGGTGCAAATGGGATTTGAGCCGGATATGTTCTTTTCAATGGCTCCATCCGTATTTTATGATCAAGCTTTGATCATTCTGGTTTTTACCCTGATTATTGGTATTTATCCGGTTTTAAATATAAGAAGGCTGAAAATCATGCATGCTCTAAGAAACTAA
- a CDS encoding ABC transporter permease — MLGVLSWKNVWRNKLRSIVVMIAVMLGVFAGVFLIAFSKGMVDGRIQSIIQTEISHIQIHKPGFQVNNDFSLRMNHIDSIMHVVIDTKHVVAASKRIVISSLVASAETNTGVKIIGIIPSEEKKVTNIHDKIIAGSYFASPERNEVVIGLKLAEKLKVKLHNKIIITLQDVNMNITSGAFRIIGIYQTDNNMFDESTLFVRYSDICRLTGLDGTSAHEIAIILDNNKNTHTVMQQLKAKLPGLNIQDWTQISPEAGYLVSAMNQYLMIFMLVILLALCFGIVNTMLMVVLERVKEIGMLMAVGMSKAKIFFMIMLETVYLSTTGGIAGILIGFILCKHLGKVGLNLYFWKDVYASVGYSSLIYPKIDLQMGIVIAILVIITGILASLYPAYKALKLNPAEATRTD; from the coding sequence ATGCTCGGTGTATTATCTTGGAAAAACGTATGGAGAAATAAGTTACGAAGCATTGTCGTAATGATAGCTGTCATGCTTGGAGTATTCGCCGGCGTGTTTCTGATTGCTTTTTCAAAAGGCATGGTTGACGGGCGAATCCAAAGCATTATTCAAACCGAAATCTCCCATATCCAGATTCACAAACCTGGATTTCAGGTCAACAACGATTTTTCATTGCGGATGAACCATATCGACAGCATCATGCATGTGGTAATAGACACTAAACATGTTGTAGCCGCCAGCAAACGCATTGTCATCAGTTCATTGGTAGCTTCCGCCGAAACCAATACAGGAGTAAAAATTATCGGCATCATTCCTTCCGAAGAAAAAAAAGTGACGAATATTCATGATAAAATCATTGCAGGCAGCTATTTCGCATCGCCAGAAAGAAATGAAGTTGTGATAGGTCTAAAATTAGCGGAAAAGCTCAAAGTAAAACTGCACAACAAAATAATTATTACCCTTCAGGATGTCAATATGAATATTACAAGTGGAGCTTTTCGGATAATTGGTATTTATCAGACCGATAACAATATGTTTGATGAGTCTACCCTTTTTGTCCGTTACAGTGACATTTGCAGGCTCACTGGCCTCGACGGGACTTCAGCTCATGAAATTGCCATCATACTCGATAACAATAAGAATACCCATACAGTAATGCAGCAGTTAAAGGCAAAACTCCCGGGGTTGAACATTCAGGACTGGACGCAAATCAGCCCTGAAGCAGGATACCTTGTCAGCGCCATGAATCAATATCTGATGATATTTATGCTGGTCATTCTGCTGGCTCTGTGCTTCGGAATCGTCAACACAATGCTAATGGTGGTACTCGAAAGAGTTAAAGAAATCGGCATGTTAATGGCGGTTGGAATGAGTAAAGCGAAAATATTCTTCATGATTATGCTCGAAACCGTATATTTAAGTACGACAGGAGGTATTGCTGGCATCTTGATCGGATTTATTCTATGCAAACATTTAGGGAAAGTAGGATTAAACTTGTATTTCTGGAAAGATGTCTATGCCAGCGTGGGTTATTCTTCGCTGATCTATCCAAAGATTGATCTTCAAATGGGCATAGTGATTGCAATCCTGGTAATCATCACAGGCATACTTGCTTCGCTATACCCTGCATATAAAGCACTAAAACTTAATCCCGCAGAAGCAACACGAACCGACTAA
- a CDS encoding ABC transporter permease, which translates to MNNYVKLAWRNLWRNKRRTLITTASIFFGVILSTFMSSMQEGSYAQYISSIVRLRKNISGCF; encoded by the coding sequence ATGAATAACTATGTAAAGTTGGCATGGAGAAATCTCTGGAGGAACAAACGCCGGACACTGATTACAACAGCATCCATCTTTTTCGGCGTTATCCTGTCGACCTTCATGAGCTCCATGCAGGAAGGTTCATATGCGCAATACATATCCTCAATCGTCAGACTGCGCAAAAACATCAGCGGATGTTTTTGA
- a CDS encoding IS1182 family transposase has product MQHIQGEERNQLQMFCLEQMVEADSFVRVIDYFVDTIDLESFGFRNVKLKEEGRPPYHPAVLMKLYFYGYRYGIRSSRKMEREARLNLEVRWLLCEQTPSARTICMFRKEYAESFKAIFRKFVFLLKELGLMEGKTIAIDSFKVRAQNSLKHNYNQKKIDRQLEYIDGRIKEFEDALDEADSQEQKTVLKDKIAVQQSRMEKYQAIEAELKETGKDQISTTDQDAQSVVLQRGITVVGYNIQASVDAKNKLIAHFDTGGVNDTNALSTVAVATKEVLQVEQMDVLADKGYHTGEQIRQCEQNGITTYVSPKEPASNDPDIFPITSFVYDTEKDCYTCPAGETLTTNGTWLTHSSKGYKSAYKFQRYNNPAKCRLCEMHSLCTKSKNNGRNIDRSEFAADVEQNNQRVKENPAYYKQRQQLAEHPWGTLKRQRGFDYVLTRGKKNVLGEVSLVFIGYNLSRFIQITEGINAFKELIKGVIAHICSQQAYLKAI; this is encoded by the coding sequence ATGCAACACATACAAGGCGAAGAACGAAATCAGCTTCAAATGTTCTGTTTGGAGCAAATGGTAGAAGCCGACAGTTTCGTTCGGGTAATTGATTACTTTGTAGATACCATCGATTTGGAGAGTTTCGGATTTCGGAACGTAAAGCTGAAGGAAGAAGGTCGTCCGCCCTATCATCCTGCTGTGCTAATGAAGTTGTATTTCTATGGCTACAGGTATGGTATTCGCTCTTCTCGTAAGATGGAACGTGAAGCTAGGTTGAATCTGGAAGTTCGCTGGCTCTTGTGTGAGCAGACACCTTCGGCACGCACCATCTGTATGTTCCGAAAAGAATATGCCGAAAGCTTCAAAGCGATCTTTCGCAAGTTTGTTTTTCTGCTCAAAGAGTTGGGCTTGATGGAAGGAAAAACCATTGCCATTGATTCCTTTAAAGTGAGGGCACAAAACTCACTCAAGCACAATTACAATCAGAAAAAGATAGACCGTCAGCTGGAATATATTGACGGCAGAATAAAAGAATTTGAAGATGCACTGGACGAGGCCGATTCGCAGGAACAAAAAACAGTACTGAAAGATAAAATAGCCGTACAGCAAAGTCGCATGGAGAAATATCAGGCTATCGAAGCCGAACTCAAAGAAACAGGCAAAGACCAGATAAGCACAACAGACCAGGATGCACAATCGGTAGTGTTACAACGGGGAATAACCGTGGTGGGATATAATATACAGGCTTCGGTGGATGCCAAAAACAAGCTCATTGCCCATTTTGATACAGGAGGAGTAAACGATACCAATGCATTGAGCACAGTGGCTGTTGCCACCAAAGAAGTGTTGCAGGTGGAGCAAATGGATGTACTGGCAGACAAAGGTTATCATACAGGGGAACAGATCAGGCAGTGTGAACAAAACGGAATCACCACCTATGTGTCGCCCAAAGAGCCGGCTTCGAATGATCCGGATATTTTTCCGATAACAAGTTTTGTGTACGACACTGAAAAAGATTGTTACACTTGTCCGGCAGGAGAAACACTTACAACCAATGGCACCTGGCTCACGCATAGCAGCAAAGGATATAAGTCGGCTTACAAGTTTCAACGATACAACAACCCGGCGAAATGTCGCCTGTGCGAAATGCATAGTTTGTGTACCAAAAGTAAAAATAACGGCAGAAATATAGACCGCAGTGAGTTTGCTGCGGATGTAGAACAGAACAACCAACGAGTAAAAGAGAATCCGGCCTACTACAAACAACGCCAGCAATTGGCCGAGCATCCGTGGGGCACACTCAAACGGCAACGGGGATTTGATTACGTACTGACCCGGGGAAAGAAAAATGTATTGGGTGAAGTAAGTTTGGTATTTATCGGCTACAACCTGAGCCGGTTTATACAGATAACCGAAGGGATAAATGCCTTCAAAGAGTTAATAAAGGGAGTAATAGCTCATATTTGTTCACAACAGGCTTATTTAAAGGCGATTTAA
- a CDS encoding outer membrane lipoprotein-sorting protein — translation MLKKNTLLMILLFSVSAFFNAGAQTLTAKEIVKKADEKNRGLTSQGEMTMTIVRPTWSRSISMKSWAKGTTYAMVLITSPAQDKGQVFLKIKTDMWNWLPSIERMIKIPPSMMMQSWMGSDFTNDDLVKESSIVTDYNQHLLGKEEVRGMLCYKIELIPLPDAAVTWGKVIMWVTVNGFNEWKAEYYDEDMTLINVMNAYNIRRMGDRDIPTRLEIIPVEHKDQKTILETQSAIFNQPISTGFFSQQNMKQLSEHVR, via the coding sequence ATGCTGAAAAAAAACACCTTACTGATGATTTTATTGTTTAGCGTCAGTGCCTTCTTCAATGCCGGGGCGCAAACGCTCACGGCTAAAGAAATTGTAAAAAAAGCGGATGAGAAAAACCGCGGATTGACCAGTCAGGGAGAGATGACCATGACGATCGTCCGACCTACCTGGTCGAGATCCATCAGCATGAAGAGTTGGGCAAAAGGTACTACCTACGCTATGGTATTAATCACTTCCCCTGCACAAGACAAAGGTCAAGTCTTCCTCAAAATTAAAACAGACATGTGGAACTGGCTGCCATCCATCGAACGTATGATCAAGATTCCGCCATCCATGATGATGCAATCGTGGATGGGTTCCGACTTTACCAATGACGATCTGGTCAAGGAATCATCCATCGTAACGGACTATAATCAACATTTACTCGGCAAAGAGGAAGTCAGGGGAATGTTATGCTACAAAATTGAGTTGATTCCACTTCCCGACGCTGCAGTGACATGGGGGAAAGTCATCATGTGGGTTACAGTCAACGGATTCAATGAATGGAAAGCCGAATATTATGATGAAGATATGACGTTGATCAATGTAATGAACGCCTACAATATTCGTAGAATGGGAGATCGTGATATTCCTACCCGGCTCGAGATTATTCCTGTTGAACACAAAGATCAAAAAACCATCCTCGAAACACAAAGCGCTATATTCAATCAACCTATCAGCACCGGTTTTTTCTCACAACAAAATATGAAACAACTTAGCGAACACGTCAGATAA